The window TGCTGATCATCATGGCCCAGTTCGGCGTCGATACCCCGGCCGAGCTGTGCCGGCACCTGTCGCTGGACAGCGGTTCGATGACTCGCATGCTCGACCGTCTGGAACAGAAAGGTTTCCTCGCCCGCCAACGTTCCGAGGCGGATCGCCGTCAGGTGCAACTGGTGCTGACCGAACAAGGCCAGCAATTGACTGACCGCCTGCCGGAGATCGGCGCTGATGCCATGAATGAACTGGCTGGCGCGATCACCCCGGATGAGCTGAAAACCCTGGAACAGATCCTCAAGAAAATCCTTGTGGCGGCCGGTGACTCGATCACCTTGCTGCGGGTAGGTGACAAATGAGCAGTAAAACCCTGCGTGTCGGCCTGAGCCTGGTGCTGGCGGCCATGACCCTGGCCGGTTGCGCCAGTTACAGCGGCCTGAATACCGAAGG is drawn from Pseudomonas sp. 31-12 and contains these coding sequences:
- a CDS encoding MarR family winged helix-turn-helix transcriptional regulator; the protein is MKHFTPDEFHTCHLGLLLGRAALLKDRIIDTHMEPHGITAAQFKVLIIMAQFGVDTPAELCRHLSLDSGSMTRMLDRLEQKGFLARQRSEADRRQVQLVLTEQGQQLTDRLPEIGADAMNELAGAITPDELKTLEQILKKILVAAGDSITLLRVGDK